In Anaerolineales bacterium, one DNA window encodes the following:
- the glgP gene encoding alpha-glucan family phosphorylase — MEFITSPSQKFDLPKRIARLGELATNLWWTWQPEAARLFGRLDYDLWERLGHNPIRLLNEIERTRLDQAAKDRDYLALYDALFERFDLYFKKEAWSQKAHPELKNPIAYFSMEFGLHETLPIYSGGLGVLSGDHLKESSDLGLPLIGVGFMYAQGYFSQRISEDGWQDALNNPLTFDHLPVALVTKGGKPVMIEIKFPDRSIHVRVWETRVGRIPLYLLDSNVEGNNDYDRLLTARLYWSDLDRRIMQEILLGIGGVRMLRALGYSPDVWHMNEGHASFLTLERAREFVVKGLTFADAAKKTLGQNVFTTHTPVPAGNDEFPLWLMDKYLANYWPELGLTREEFMEVALHHQPHGETYSMPILALKLSGGSNGVSELHGEVSRDMWKFLWEDRDVKDVPINHVTNGVHTANWMARRLNILLETYLGADWYDSLDNHALMKKLDSVPDPELWGVRLHLKRKLAFYLRERVRDRWTHGGFHPVQVVSSGVLINPYALTIGFARRFATYKRANLILSDIERLLDIINRPNMPVQIIFAGKAHPADEPGKQLIQQVYRTVKKAETGGRLVFLEDYDMNLARYLVQGVDVWMNTPRRPMEASGTSGMKAAINGVLNFSVLDGWWREAYNGNNGWSIGRDEPYESNEIQDSADAGDLYDTLEHEIIPMYYNRDPKEMSREWIARMKDTMKTIIPQFSTRRMVKEYVEKFYAPAAKK; from the coding sequence ATGGAATTCATCACTTCACCTTCTCAAAAATTTGACCTTCCCAAACGCATAGCGCGCCTGGGCGAACTTGCCACAAATTTGTGGTGGACGTGGCAGCCCGAAGCCGCGCGCCTCTTCGGACGGCTCGATTATGACCTGTGGGAACGGCTGGGGCATAACCCGATCCGCCTGTTGAATGAAATTGAACGCACGCGTTTGGACCAGGCCGCAAAGGACAGAGATTATCTTGCGCTGTATGATGCGCTTTTCGAAAGATTTGATCTGTATTTCAAAAAGGAAGCATGGTCGCAAAAGGCGCATCCTGAATTGAAGAATCCAATCGCCTATTTTTCAATGGAATTCGGGCTGCATGAAACACTGCCCATTTATTCGGGCGGTCTGGGCGTGCTCTCGGGCGACCATCTTAAAGAATCATCCGACCTTGGTTTGCCGCTGATCGGCGTCGGGTTCATGTATGCGCAGGGATATTTCTCCCAGCGCATCAGCGAGGACGGCTGGCAGGATGCGCTCAACAACCCTTTGACCTTCGATCACCTGCCGGTTGCGCTGGTTACCAAGGGCGGCAAGCCCGTCATGATCGAAATTAAATTTCCAGACCGCAGCATCCATGTGCGGGTCTGGGAAACCCGCGTGGGCCGCATCCCGCTCTATTTGCTCGATTCAAATGTCGAAGGCAATAATGACTATGACCGCCTGCTGACGGCCCGCCTGTATTGGTCGGACCTGGACCGCCGCATCATGCAGGAGATTTTACTTGGCATTGGCGGCGTGCGCATGCTGCGTGCGCTGGGATATTCCCCCGATGTCTGGCATATGAACGAAGGACACGCCTCCTTCCTGACCCTGGAGCGGGCGCGTGAATTTGTCGTAAAGGGACTTACCTTTGCGGATGCCGCAAAAAAGACCCTCGGACAAAACGTCTTCACCACGCACACTCCCGTCCCTGCGGGCAATGACGAATTCCCGCTCTGGCTCATGGACAAATATCTCGCCAACTACTGGCCCGAGCTTGGGCTGACCCGCGAAGAATTCATGGAGGTCGCCCTGCACCACCAGCCGCACGGCGAGACCTATTCCATGCCGATCCTTGCCTTGAAATTATCCGGCGGCAGCAACGGCGTTTCGGAATTGCATGGTGAGGTCTCGCGCGATATGTGGAAGTTCCTTTGGGAAGACCGTGATGTGAAGGATGTACCGATCAACCATGTCACCAACGGGGTCCACACCGCGAATTGGATGGCGCGCCGTTTGAACATCCTGCTTGAAACATATCTCGGCGCAGACTGGTACGACAGCCTGGACAACCATGCGTTGATGAAGAAACTAGACTCCGTCCCCGACCCTGAACTGTGGGGCGTGCGCCTGCACCTTAAACGCAAACTTGCCTTTTACCTGCGCGAGCGCGTGCGCGACCGCTGGACACATGGCGGTTTCCATCCTGTGCAGGTGGTCTCCTCCGGCGTGCTCATCAACCCCTATGCGTTGACCATCGGGTTTGCGCGCCGCTTCGCCACCTATAAACGCGCCAACCTGATCCTCTCGGATATCGAGCGCCTGCTCGACATCATCAACCGCCCCAATATGCCGGTGCAGATCATCTTTGCCGGCAAGGCGCATCCCGCCGATGAGCCCGGTAAGCAGTTGATCCAGCAGGTCTATCGCACGGTCAAGAAAGCCGAAACCGGCGGACGCCTCGTCTTCCTCGAAGATTACGACATGAACCTGGCCCGTTATCTCGTCCAGGGTGTGGATGTGTGGATGAACACCCCGCGCCGTCCCATGGAGGCCAGCGGCACTTCGGGCATGAAAGCCGCCATCAACGGCGTGCTGAACTTCTCCGTGCTGGACGGCTGGTGGCGTGAGGCATATAACGGCAATAACGGCTGGTCAATCGGACGTGATGAGCCCTATGAGTCAAATGAGATTCAAGATTCCGCCGACGCCGGGGACCTGTATGACACCCTTGAGCATGAGATCATCCCCATGTACTATAACCGCGACCCGAAGGAAATGTCCCGCGAGTGGATCGCCCGCATGAAGGATACGATGAAGACGATCATCCCGCAATTCTCCACCCGCCGCATGGTCAAGGAATACGTCGAAAAGTTCTACGCGCCAGCCGCGAAAAAATAG
- a CDS encoding (Fe-S)-binding protein, with protein MPAVQLFITCLTDSFFPQTGEAVVNILQRLGCDVEFAPDQTCCGQPQFNAGLRKDARAIAEHTIRVFEKTNGDIVTPSGSCAHHFRHNYLELFEGDAEWHPRAKALAERTYEFTEYLVDKLHVTDFGAKWDGTLTYHPSCHTLRGINVDRQPRTLLQHVHGATLVDLPNAEECCGFGGIMSVEHPELSAEWLKCKISNLEASKSPMLVVTDAGCLMHIMGGLHRQKKGQRVVHIAEVLNQR; from the coding sequence ATGCCTGCCGTCCAACTCTTCATCACCTGCCTGACCGATTCCTTCTTCCCGCAAACTGGGGAGGCGGTTGTAAACATACTCCAACGCCTCGGCTGTGACGTGGAATTCGCCCCCGACCAAACCTGCTGCGGACAGCCGCAATTCAACGCCGGTCTCCGCAAGGATGCGCGCGCGATCGCGGAGCATACGATTCGAGTTTTCGAGAAAACAAACGGGGATATCGTCACGCCGTCAGGGTCGTGCGCCCATCACTTCAGACATAACTATCTGGAATTATTCGAAGGGGATGCAGAATGGCATCCGCGCGCGAAGGCATTGGCGGAACGCACCTACGAATTCACCGAATATCTGGTGGACAAACTCCATGTCACCGACTTCGGCGCGAAATGGGACGGAACCCTCACCTATCATCCTTCCTGCCACACCCTGCGCGGAATCAACGTGGACAGGCAGCCGCGAACTTTATTGCAGCACGTCCACGGCGCAACACTGGTCGATTTGCCGAACGCCGAGGAATGCTGCGGCTTTGGCGGCATCATGTCCGTGGAACACCCCGAGCTTTCAGCAGAGTGGTTGAAGTGTAAAATTTCCAACCTCGAAGCGAGCAAATCCCCCATGCTGGTCGTCACCGATGCGGGTTGTCTCATGCACATCATGGGCGGACTGCATCGGCAGAAGAAGGGTCAACGAGTGGTGCATATCGCGGAAGTGTTGAACCAGAGATGA
- a CDS encoding LUD domain-containing protein: MSSTSFRQRIVESINDETLQAALDNNSARRLKGRAAAFESIPDWRERRQRAHHIRADVIEHLDEYLEIFIARNEANGVIVHRAKDAAEAVQIVLQITESLTRRAQSTQRGGEATFVPLRGKKVLIAKSKSMVSEEIGLNHALEKHGINVVETDLGEYIVQLRHEKPSHIITPAAHLKREQVAQLFHEKLGIPYTEDIPTLTATARKVLREIFLTADIGVSGVNFGVAETGAVCIVTNEGNARMVTTLPKIHIALMGMERLVPNLDDLALMLSLLPRSATGQKLTVYTQLLLTSQPNQTRYLIILDNGRSRLRNSPLKESLFCIRCGACLNACPVFRELSGHAYIGRDLSIAPYPGPIGSVVSPGLLGENYVQLAQASSLCGACKDACPVDIDLPKLLTRVRAGQSPSLSGRGAGGESGGAGLTWTTKLFLQIYTRLATRPKLFALSQKFASLGSFLLSPRSGWMRLPAFTGWGHSKDLPRFAGKTFRERFLESDSLLSKSQIEVKKRNNHESQPMQEQAPALQSRIDQFTTELTALSGNVYQTSSPTQSIIEYLVLKDIKKIHLQPDVLDESLLQKAGIDFTHEANPGITVGVTKARVGLADTGSILEADGELLGSLLPEVHIAVLKAGDILPSLPDATPLVKDKNAVFITGPSRTADIEMTLTIGVHGPKELHVFVDDSISQ, translated from the coding sequence ATGAGTAGCACATCATTCCGTCAAAGAATCGTTGAGTCAATAAATGACGAAACCCTTCAAGCCGCGCTGGACAACAATTCCGCGCGCCGCCTGAAGGGACGCGCCGCTGCGTTCGAATCCATCCCCGATTGGCGCGAACGCCGTCAGCGCGCGCACCACATCCGCGCGGATGTGATCGAGCATCTTGATGAATACCTTGAAATATTCATCGCCAGGAACGAAGCCAACGGGGTCATCGTCCACCGCGCAAAGGATGCGGCGGAGGCAGTGCAAATCGTTTTGCAAATTACGGAAAGCTTAACACGAAGGGCACAAAGTACACAAAGGGGGGGAGAGGCAACCTTCGTGCCCCTTCGTGGTAAAAAGGTTTTGATCGCCAAATCCAAAAGCATGGTCTCGGAAGAGATCGGGCTTAACCATGCGCTTGAAAAACATGGTATCAACGTCGTCGAAACCGACCTCGGCGAATACATCGTGCAGCTGCGTCATGAAAAACCGAGTCACATCATCACGCCTGCCGCGCACCTGAAAAGAGAACAAGTTGCGCAACTCTTTCACGAAAAACTTGGCATTCCCTACACCGAAGACATCCCGACCCTGACCGCCACCGCCCGCAAGGTTCTGCGTGAAATCTTCCTCACCGCCGACATCGGCGTGAGCGGCGTCAACTTTGGCGTGGCGGAGACCGGCGCAGTTTGCATCGTCACCAATGAAGGCAACGCGCGCATGGTCACCACCCTGCCGAAAATACACATAGCGCTGATGGGCATGGAGCGCCTTGTCCCCAACCTCGATGACCTGGCGCTGATGCTCTCGCTCCTGCCGCGTTCGGCCACAGGGCAAAAACTCACGGTCTACACCCAACTCCTGCTCACATCCCAGCCCAACCAAACCCGTTACCTTATCATCCTCGACAACGGACGTTCACGCCTGCGCAACTCGCCGCTCAAGGAAAGCCTGTTTTGCATCCGCTGCGGCGCGTGTCTGAACGCCTGTCCCGTTTTCCGCGAGCTGAGCGGACACGCTTACATCGGGCGCGACCTGTCCATTGCGCCGTATCCCGGTCCCATTGGCTCGGTGGTTTCACCCGGCCTGCTCGGCGAAAACTATGTCCAACTCGCGCAAGCCTCGTCCCTGTGCGGCGCGTGCAAGGATGCCTGCCCCGTGGATATTGACCTGCCAAAGTTGCTGACTCGCGTGCGTGCGGGGCAGTCCCCCTCTCTCTCAGGGAGAGGGGCTGGGGGTGAGAGTGGCGGCGCAGGATTGACATGGACTACAAAGCTCTTCCTTCAAATCTATACCCGCCTCGCGACTCGGCCAAAGCTGTTCGCCCTCTCCCAAAAATTCGCCTCGCTGGGAAGTTTCCTCCTCTCCCCCCGCTCGGGGTGGATGCGTCTGCCCGCCTTCACCGGCTGGGGCCACAGCAAGGATTTACCGCGATTCGCGGGGAAGACGTTTCGGGAGAGATTTTTGGAGTCAGACAGCTTGCTGTCGAAATCTCAGATTGAAGTCAAAAAAAGAAATAACCATGAAAGCCAACCCATGCAGGAGCAAGCTCCTGCACTCCAAAGTCGAATTGACCAATTCACCACCGAACTCACCGCCCTCTCCGGCAATGTGTATCAAACGAGCAGCCCAACCCAATCAATCATCGAATATCTGGTATTGAAAGACATTAAGAAAATCCATTTGCAGCCAGACGTTCTTGACGAATCCCTTCTACAAAAAGCGGGCATTGACTTCACCCACGAAGCCAACCCGGGGATCACTGTCGGCGTGACAAAGGCTCGGGTCGGGCTGGCGGATACGGGGTCGATCCTCGAAGCGGATGGGGAGTTGCTGGGATCGCTGCTGCCGGAGGTCCACATTGCCGTATTGAAGGCAGGTGACATCCTTCCATCCCTGCCCGATGCAACACCGTTGGTGAAGGACAAAAACGCCGTCTTCATCACGGGACCTTCGCGCACCGCAGACATCGAAATGACACTGACCATCGGCGTGCATGGACCGAAGGAATTGCATGTGTTCGTTGACGATTCAATATCCCAGTGA
- a CDS encoding type III pantothenate kinase — MLLTVDIGNTNLTLGLYEGEVLGAHWRLATDHNRMPDEYGLQFLGLLQNAGKTINDITGISLASVVPPLTGRVIQACREYLKQEPLVVDAGVKTGIRILYEDPKAVGADRVCDAVAVMKLYGGPACVVDFGTATTFNAITKDGEYLGGAIMAGVNLAAEALYTRAAKLPRIDLQVPPSVIGRNTVHAMQSGLLFGYVSMVEGMVDRFRSELGGDMKVVATGGMAEAIAKETKVIDIIAPWLTLEGLRLIWELNQK; from the coding sequence ATGCTGCTCACAGTTGACATCGGCAACACCAACCTGACACTAGGCTTGTACGAAGGCGAGGTACTTGGCGCGCACTGGCGTCTCGCCACCGACCATAATCGCATGCCCGATGAATACGGCTTGCAGTTTCTGGGTCTGCTCCAGAACGCAGGGAAGACAATCAACGACATCACAGGTATTTCACTTGCATCTGTCGTTCCGCCGCTGACCGGGCGCGTCATTCAAGCCTGCCGCGAGTATCTCAAACAGGAGCCGCTCGTGGTGGACGCGGGCGTGAAGACAGGCATCCGCATCCTGTATGAAGACCCCAAAGCCGTCGGCGCGGACCGCGTCTGTGACGCCGTCGCCGTCATGAAACTCTACGGCGGTCCCGCCTGCGTGGTGGATTTCGGTACCGCCACCACCTTCAACGCCATCACTAAAGACGGGGAATATCTCGGCGGCGCAATCATGGCGGGCGTCAACCTTGCCGCCGAAGCGCTCTACACCCGCGCCGCAAAACTCCCACGCATTGATCTGCAAGTGCCGCCCTCCGTCATCGGGCGCAACACTGTCCATGCGATGCAGTCGGGTCTGCTGTTCGGGTATGTGAGCATGGTCGAGGGGATGGTGGACAGGTTCAGGTCCGAGTTGGGAGGCGATATGAAAGTCGTCGCCACGGGCGGTATGGCCGAAGCCATCGCCAAAGAGACGAAGGTCATCGACATCATCGCCCCCTGGCTCACGCTCGAAGGTCTGCGCCTGATCTGGGAACTGAATCAAAAGTGA
- a CDS encoding bifunctional homocysteine S-methyltransferase/methylenetetrahydrofolate reductase, which translates to MNLLEVLSEKILIADGAMGTMLHARGINFDKSFDELNLTNPSAVAEIHREYIEAGAQLIITNTFGANRYKLSRHGLEDDVAEINRAGVELAKRVIAASFKDVLIAGDVGPLGVRIAPYGRVKLEEAREAFAQQIQALAEAGADLIVIETMSDLYEIQEAIKAAKEVCSLPVVASVTFTRDDRTLLGDDPAKVARRVANAGADVIGVNCSGGPSQLLRILKQMRQAVPTGKFWVKPNAGWPEQVSGRIMYPADADYFGEYALQFREAGANIVGGCCGTTPQHITAMQKALEAAPVGAVVDVSILPEDEITAEPAEQPTLFAQKLANGKFCISVEMDPPRGLSTHKLLAGASLLHDSGADVINVADSPMARMRMSAWAVCEVVQRQIGVESTLHFPTRGRNLLRVQGDLLAAHALGIRNVFVVMGDPTSIGDYPEATDNYDLVPSGLIKLIKQGFNMGVDHSGTSIGQPTNFFVGAALNLCPQDVDVEVKNLRRKINAGTDFFLTQPIYRTDDGPKLIEAYEAKHGKFDKPILAGILPLVSARHANFLHNEVPGVFIPDEARQRIETAGDESAKVGVELAVELIQGIKGWAGGVYMMPQFHRYDMISDIIMAVKE; encoded by the coding sequence ATGAATCTTCTTGAAGTCCTATCTGAAAAAATATTGATTGCCGACGGTGCGATGGGAACCATGCTGCATGCGCGCGGTATTAACTTTGACAAATCCTTTGACGAACTGAACCTGACCAACCCGTCCGCAGTTGCCGAAATTCACCGCGAGTATATTGAAGCGGGCGCGCAGTTGATCATCACCAACACCTTTGGCGCAAACCGCTACAAATTGAGCAGGCACGGTTTGGAAGATGACGTGGCGGAGATCAACCGTGCGGGTGTGGAACTGGCGAAGCGCGTGATTGCGGCGTCGTTCAAGGATGTGCTGATCGCGGGGGACGTTGGTCCGCTTGGGGTGAGGATCGCCCCCTATGGACGGGTCAAGCTGGAGGAGGCGCGTGAGGCGTTTGCGCAGCAGATTCAAGCACTGGCAGAAGCGGGTGCGGATTTGATCGTCATCGAAACAATGAGCGACCTCTATGAAATTCAGGAGGCGATCAAGGCGGCGAAGGAAGTTTGCTCCCTGCCTGTGGTCGCGTCGGTGACGTTCACCCGCGATGACCGTACCCTGCTTGGTGATGACCCTGCGAAGGTGGCGCGCCGCGTTGCGAATGCGGGCGCGGATGTGATCGGCGTCAACTGTTCCGGCGGACCCTCGCAACTGTTGCGGATTTTGAAGCAAATGCGCCAGGCGGTGCCGACTGGGAAATTTTGGGTGAAGCCCAACGCAGGCTGGCCCGAGCAGGTCAGCGGACGGATCATGTATCCTGCCGATGCGGATTACTTCGGCGAGTATGCGCTTCAGTTCCGTGAGGCGGGCGCGAACATCGTTGGCGGTTGCTGTGGCACAACCCCTCAGCATATCACCGCAATGCAGAAGGCATTGGAGGCCGCTCCTGTTGGCGCAGTAGTGGATGTTTCCATTTTGCCCGAAGATGAGATCACCGCCGAGCCAGCCGAACAACCTACTCTGTTTGCCCAAAAACTTGCAAACGGAAAATTTTGTATTTCGGTAGAGATGGATCCCCCGCGCGGACTTTCCACTCACAAATTATTGGCGGGCGCGTCGCTTCTGCATGACTCAGGCGCGGACGTCATCAACGTGGCGGACAGCCCGATGGCGCGTATGCGCATGTCCGCATGGGCAGTGTGTGAGGTGGTGCAGCGCCAGATCGGCGTGGAGTCCACCTTGCATTTCCCGACGCGCGGACGAAACCTTTTGCGCGTGCAAGGCGACCTGCTTGCTGCGCATGCGCTTGGCATCCGAAATGTCTTTGTTGTCATGGGCGACCCGACCTCCATTGGCGATTATCCCGAAGCCACCGACAACTACGACCTTGTCCCTTCGGGTCTGATCAAACTTATCAAACAGGGTTTCAACATGGGTGTGGACCATTCCGGCACGAGCATTGGTCAACCGACCAATTTCTTCGTCGGCGCGGCGCTCAATCTCTGCCCGCAGGATGTGGACGTCGAAGTGAAGAATCTCCGTCGCAAGATCAATGCGGGTACAGATTTTTTCCTTACCCAGCCCATCTATCGAACGGACGATGGGCCCAAACTCATCGAAGCCTACGAAGCGAAACACGGCAAATTCGATAAACCGATTCTTGCGGGCATCCTTCCACTGGTCAGTGCGCGCCATGCCAACTTCCTGCACAACGAAGTGCCGGGCGTGTTCATTCCGGATGAGGCGCGCCAGCGCATCGAAACTGCAGGTGACGAATCCGCAAAGGTTGGCGTGGAACTGGCTGTCGAATTAATTCAAGGCATCAAAGGCTGGGCAGGCGGCGTTTACATGATGCCTCAATTCCACCGCTACGACATGATCTCTGACATCATCATGGCTGTGAAGGAATGA
- a CDS encoding glycosyltransferase family 87 protein produces the protein MMKKSLQTAFLIWVAATILMTLQLVAIHLRNGMDGLNLFIQQWPLSNPSVTLAATALTWMLAGALLYLLANDKINKENAWQTLGFFLILFIYLNIFRERFRYGDYHYYLDAAIALSKGEALPATYVYLPLWATLLQFIVSLGDQGVMIVLWILNIIALAAFYFLLSTVLQRYGFSKHLSVLISVLFLLINVPLLRTLGFIQVNLLVMDLILLSLLTYPKNSLLSALTLALAVHLKTSPAVIVLAFLLEFNWKWLFWFAVSFLLIGVFPVMVNGVSPYYDYFNNTFLLTQLTTTNFHDTSFDSFFRFLNPFFGIQIETTRIIILLAKALLLGTTLFVMTQNIREQSFSKQNRLLNAVPALVIFMTLGSPIVWDHHGMFVTLAFLLLLKRIHTSTHWMIFLSIYFFQFILASFDFFPWSYGRLFAPMIALWLMYATRENEEPSPFITSANQWLAKITN, from the coding sequence ATGATGAAGAAATCCCTGCAAACCGCCTTCCTGATCTGGGTCGCAGCAACCATTCTAATGACCTTGCAACTTGTTGCCATCCACCTCCGCAACGGCATGGATGGGCTCAACCTGTTCATTCAACAATGGCCCCTTTCCAATCCATCCGTCACACTTGCCGCCACCGCCCTCACATGGATGCTGGCGGGCGCGTTGCTATACCTGCTTGCGAATGACAAAATAAACAAAGAAAACGCATGGCAAACGCTGGGATTTTTTCTCATTCTTTTTATTTATCTCAACATATTCCGTGAACGCTTCCGATATGGCGACTATCACTACTACCTCGATGCCGCCATCGCGCTCTCAAAAGGCGAAGCCCTCCCCGCCACCTATGTCTACCTGCCCCTCTGGGCAACCTTGCTCCAGTTCATCGTCTCCCTCGGCGATCAGGGCGTGATGATCGTCCTGTGGATTCTCAACATCATCGCCCTCGCCGCTTTCTACTTTCTACTTTCCACGGTTCTGCAACGATACGGTTTCTCAAAACATCTCTCCGTCCTCATCAGCGTCCTCTTCCTGCTCATCAACGTCCCACTTTTGCGTACGCTGGGATTCATCCAGGTCAACCTGCTGGTCATGGATTTGATCCTGCTCAGCCTGCTGACCTACCCAAAGAACTCGCTTCTCTCCGCGCTGACGCTTGCCCTTGCTGTGCATCTGAAGACCTCGCCCGCGGTCATCGTCCTCGCCTTCCTGCTCGAATTCAACTGGAAATGGCTGTTCTGGTTCGCAGTCAGTTTCCTGCTCATCGGCGTGTTCCCTGTGATGGTCAATGGTGTTTCGCCATATTACGATTATTTCAACAACACCTTTTTGCTCACCCAACTGACCACCACCAACTTCCACGACACCTCGTTCGATTCGTTCTTCCGTTTCCTCAATCCTTTCTTTGGTATTCAAATCGAAACCACCCGCATCATCATCCTGCTTGCCAAAGCCCTCTTACTCGGCACGACCCTCTTTGTCATGACGCAAAACATCCGCGAGCAATCCTTCTCAAAGCAAAACCGCCTGCTCAATGCCGTGCCTGCCTTGGTCATCTTTATGACCCTCGGCTCGCCCATCGTCTGGGACCATCATGGCATGTTCGTCACGCTCGCCTTCCTGCTCCTGCTCAAACGCATCCACACCTCCACGCATTGGATGATTTTCCTCTCCATTTACTTCTTCCAATTCATTTTGGCCTCCTTCGATTTCTTCCCCTGGTCGTACGGGCGTCTCTTTGCGCCGATGATCGCGCTCTGGCTGATGTATGCCACACGGGAGAATGAAGAGCCTTCGCCGTTCATTACTTCCGCGAATCAATGGCTTGCAAAAATAACAAATTAA